The following coding sequences lie in one Arachis ipaensis cultivar K30076 chromosome B05, Araip1.1, whole genome shotgun sequence genomic window:
- the LOC110271901 gene encoding uncharacterized protein LOC110271901 has translation MSTRGSEGSNWRENPRTEPMRGLRDGSSGAGTSNIGQYYRSLTLTNFLKSGPPQFNGNANVLEADRWFRDVERFLYTQHIPEAQSVEIVTYMLEGDAQKWWQELYYTLQMELTDIPWHRFKTEFYGKYFLDALRIAKELDLMQLKQENMSVADYTHEFDNLCRLSKVCQGNPVDYEAWKCAQYEKGLRRDIFNCVYPQRITDFTELVKKSQFVEDYSRKWAILQEGYGETAPDRKPRDASQSDC, from the coding sequence ATGTCGACTCGCGGATCCGAGGGAAGTAACTGGAGGGAAAATCCTAGGACCGAACCGATGCGAGGACTCCGAGATGGAAGCTCGGGTGCTGGTACGAGCAACATAGGTCAATACTATAGGTCTTTGACCCTTACTAATTTCCTCAAGAGTGGTCCACCTCAGTTTAATGGAAATGCCAATGTATTAGAGGCTGATCGGTGGTTTCGAGATGTGGAGAGGTTTTTATATACTCAGCACATACCAGAAGCACAGTCGGTAGAAATAGTGACTTACATGTTGGAGGGAGATGCTCAGAAGTGGTGGCAGGAGTTATATTATACCTTGCAGATGGAGTTAACAGATATCCCTTGGCATAGATTCAAGACTGAATTTTATGGAAAATATTTCTTAGATGCACTTCGCATTGCAAAGGAGTTGGATTTAATGCAGCTAAAGCAAGAGAATATGTCTGTTGCTGACTATACCCATGAATTCGACAACCTGTGTCGCCTCTCAAAAGTCTGTCAAGGAAATCCAGTCGACTATGAGGCGTGGAAGTGTGCTCAGTATGAGAAAGGACTTAGGAGAGATATCTTCAACTGCGTGTATCCGCAAAGGATAACGGATTTCACTGAATTGGTTAAGAAAAGTCAGTTCGTAGAAGATTACTCTAGGAAGTGGGCAATACTACAGGAAGGCTATGGAGAGACAGCCCCAGATAGGAAACCCCGGGATGCATCCCAATCCGATTGTTAG